The following are from one region of the Paenibacillus bovis genome:
- a CDS encoding MFS transporter codes for MSATTNHSNNLHFSKRNHRFNFICLWLLIFLVEFVKGGLLVTLLPLYMGHLLGLPAFTIGLAFALQYVGDNALRSPAGWLAERLGFRVTMTLGMILVLLAVWIMATVQHTGWLITACAIMGIGSAPLWPCVMSKITDLSSDNGHYGTPMSIIEIASLGGAGLGPVIVNWLSSRDSYDFIFHVLLVGMVVVIAVALCLPGKKRKPSFPDVTDSPSKQQELSGLQSQASETDQVTTPEESGKHVGKIHYYIKLIRSLHIHPLLYPALFLQSFALGILTPIITLYVVSELGLTPAYFNALLIGGGAVTVLGLIPAGKFIDRLGSRLFLRTGFLLAAMALIGLASTRMLFWIWIFVLGAGFSYAMILPAWNALLAHLVPAEEKAAVWGLFLTLQGSGLVIGPLVSGKLWDAISPQAPFFVSAMAMVCLFVIHWVMVRHRPDLK; via the coding sequence ATGTCGGCTACTACCAATCATTCGAACAATCTTCATTTTTCCAAACGCAATCATCGATTCAACTTTATCTGTCTGTGGCTGCTTATTTTTCTTGTTGAATTTGTAAAAGGCGGGCTTCTGGTTACGCTGCTGCCTCTGTATATGGGGCATCTGCTCGGACTGCCTGCTTTTACAATCGGGCTGGCATTCGCTCTTCAATATGTAGGGGATAATGCGCTGCGCAGTCCGGCGGGCTGGTTGGCAGAACGACTGGGGTTCCGAGTGACGATGACGCTGGGAATGATACTTGTGCTGCTGGCGGTATGGATCATGGCGACGGTACAGCATACCGGCTGGCTGATTACGGCCTGCGCCATCATGGGAATCGGCAGCGCCCCACTCTGGCCCTGTGTCATGTCCAAGATTACGGATCTCTCCAGTGACAATGGCCATTATGGCACACCGATGAGTATTATCGAGATCGCTTCGCTGGGCGGAGCCGGACTCGGGCCGGTCATTGTCAATTGGCTGAGTAGCCGCGATTCCTACGATTTTATATTCCATGTCCTGCTTGTTGGTATGGTCGTGGTCATTGCTGTCGCACTCTGTTTGCCAGGCAAAAAGCGCAAACCATCCTTTCCAGACGTTACCGATAGCCCCTCAAAGCAGCAGGAACTGTCCGGATTGCAATCGCAAGCTTCAGAGACAGATCAAGTGACTACTCCGGAAGAAAGCGGCAAGCACGTAGGGAAAATCCACTATTATATAAAGCTGATCCGTTCGCTTCATATTCATCCATTATTGTATCCGGCCTTATTTCTGCAATCTTTTGCACTAGGCATCCTCACGCCGATTATTACGCTGTATGTAGTCAGCGAGCTGGGATTGACACCTGCGTATTTCAATGCGCTGCTGATCGGTGGAGGAGCTGTCACCGTACTTGGGCTGATTCCGGCCGGGAAATTCATTGATCGTCTGGGCAGCCGTCTTTTTTTGCGAACAGGATTTCTGCTAGCAGCTATGGCACTTATTGGACTGGCTTCGACCCGTATGCTATTTTGGATCTGGATATTTGTGCTGGGAGCAGGATTTAGTTATGCGATGATTCTGCCCGCCTGGAATGCGCTGCTGGCCCATCTGGTACCTGCTGAGGAAAAGGCAGCCGTATGGGGATTGTTCCTTACGCTGCAGGGCTCCGGTCTGGTGATCGGTCCGCTTGTCTCCGGTAAATTATGGGATGCTATTAGCCCGCAGGCGCCTTTTTTTGTAAGTGCTATGGCGATGGTATGCTTATTCGTTATTCACTGGGTGATGGTTAGGCATCGGCCGGATTTGAAGTAG
- a CDS encoding GNAT family N-acetyltransferase has translation MTREIIEVQNQQQLDACFAIRRKVFIEEQNVPEHIEIDDYDRLDSSTCHVLLLEKGQPVATGRITTYTDGSAKIQRVAVLPDYRKGGYGTSLMNGIEDCARSHGYTRAILDAQCHAEGFYERLGYHTISAEPFDDAGIPHVRMIKDL, from the coding sequence ATGACAAGAGAAATAATAGAGGTTCAGAATCAGCAGCAGCTGGATGCGTGCTTTGCTATTCGGCGTAAAGTATTTATTGAAGAACAGAATGTGCCCGAGCATATTGAAATAGATGATTATGATCGGCTGGACAGCAGTACTTGTCATGTTCTTTTACTGGAAAAGGGTCAGCCGGTAGCTACGGGACGAATCACGACCTATACAGACGGCTCTGCTAAAATACAGCGAGTGGCCGTATTGCCGGATTACCGTAAAGGTGGATATGGTACTTCCCTGATGAACGGAATAGAAGACTGTGCACGCAGTCATGGGTATACCCGGGCGATCCTGGATGCACAGTGTCATGCCGAAGGATTCTATGAGCGTCTGGGTTATCATACGATTTCTGCAGAGCCTTTTGATGATGCTGGCATTCCGCATGTACGCATGATCAAGGATCTGTAG
- a CDS encoding MBL fold metallo-hydrolase, whose translation MSIELQMLGTGNAFAKKYYNNNALVQAGDYTLMIDCGITAPAALHELGKDLNDIDAILITHIHGDHVGGLEELGFRGKFVHNRKPVLYIASTLIRPLWEHTLYGGMSQEGIEQLEDVFDVKPLVADQSVQLAEGLTVELIQTPHIEGKNSYSVLINNEIFYSADMKFHSDLLEQLVHDRGVKQILHDCQLHPPGIVHATLDELMSLPEAVRSRVKLMHYNDDKDDFEGQTAGMEFLEQHRIYRFPE comes from the coding sequence ATGTCAATTGAACTACAGATGCTCGGTACTGGCAATGCCTTTGCCAAAAAATATTACAACAACAATGCACTGGTACAGGCCGGAGATTATACGTTAATGATCGACTGCGGAATCACCGCTCCTGCGGCGCTGCATGAGCTGGGCAAAGACCTGAATGATATTGATGCCATACTGATTACACATATCCATGGCGATCATGTAGGCGGACTCGAAGAACTGGGCTTTCGCGGCAAATTTGTACATAACCGCAAGCCAGTACTGTATATTGCCAGTACGCTGATTCGTCCGTTGTGGGAGCATACACTGTATGGCGGTATGAGTCAGGAAGGCATTGAACAGCTGGAAGATGTATTTGATGTCAAACCGCTGGTAGCCGACCAATCGGTTCAGCTCGCTGAAGGACTAACCGTCGAACTGATACAAACTCCCCATATCGAAGGCAAAAACAGCTACTCCGTGTTGATCAATAATGAGATTTTCTACAGTGCCGATATGAAGTTCCATTCCGATCTGCTGGAACAGCTTGTTCATGATCGCGGTGTCAAACAGATCCTGCATGACTGCCAGCTGCATCCGCCGGGTATTGTCCATGCTACGCTGGATGAGCTGATGTCGCTGCCCGAAGCGGTGCGTTCCCGGGTGAAACTAATGCATTATAATGACGATAAAGACGACTTTGAAGGCCAGACAGCAGGTATGGAATTTCTGGAACAGCATCGTATTTATCGCTTTCCCGAATAA
- a CDS encoding shikimate kinase, translating to MHQESEIQHANIILVGMMGTGKTTVGTLLAEQLSYPLVDMDTIIAEREGISVQEIFRTKGEAYFRDLESRVLDEMLQSTGQVISTGGGCVLRELNRAIMLDKGLVVALTADVDHIVGRVAGDNNRPLLAGDTRERVQTIMKERKDAYRFAHVTVDTSLLTPEEVVSHVLARYRV from the coding sequence TTGCATCAGGAAAGTGAAATTCAGCATGCCAATATCATTCTTGTCGGTATGATGGGAACTGGCAAAACGACCGTAGGTACGCTGCTGGCTGAGCAGCTATCCTATCCGCTCGTGGATATGGATACGATCATTGCCGAGAGGGAAGGAATATCGGTACAGGAGATTTTCCGTACCAAAGGCGAAGCCTATTTCCGCGATCTGGAAAGCCGGGTGCTGGACGAAATGCTTCAATCAACCGGTCAGGTTATTTCTACCGGAGGCGGATGCGTATTGCGTGAGCTGAATCGTGCCATTATGCTGGATAAAGGACTGGTTGTAGCATTGACAGCTGATGTGGACCATATTGTAGGACGCGTAGCAGGCGATAATAATCGTCCACTGCTTGCAGGTGATACAAGGGAGCGTGTGCAGACCATTATGAAGGAACGCAAGGATGCTTATCGGTTTGCCCATGTCACGGTGGATACATCGTTATTAACCCCGGAAGAAGTCGTTTCTCATGTTTTAGCACGTTACCGCGTCTAA
- the murI gene encoding glutamate racemase gives MKIGIFDSGVGGLTVMHEALKLMPNEDYVFYADTRHVPYGEKSKDEVRQYVIEAADYLAAQDIKALVIACNTATSIAVTDLRQRYDFPVIGIEPAVKPAVQNSIIKHKKVLVLATRLTLNEEKFHNLVKSIDTEDIVESVPMPGLVQLAEERKFGDEDVIPYLQQALGDLDLRQYGTVVLGCTHFPYFRSNLRRFFPEEVDIIDGSNGTARHLQHVLQECGQIGDGTGQMNFVKSGVPAESPEEMMDYRHLMSLLS, from the coding sequence GTGAAGATAGGAATTTTTGATTCCGGTGTTGGCGGTTTGACCGTGATGCATGAAGCGTTAAAGCTGATGCCGAACGAAGATTATGTATTTTATGCGGATACCCGGCATGTACCTTATGGAGAAAAGTCCAAGGATGAAGTCCGGCAGTATGTGATCGAGGCTGCAGATTATCTGGCTGCTCAGGATATCAAGGCACTCGTGATCGCCTGCAATACAGCGACCAGTATCGCTGTAACAGATCTGCGGCAAAGATATGACTTTCCGGTAATCGGGATTGAACCGGCTGTCAAACCTGCAGTGCAGAATAGTATTATCAAGCATAAAAAAGTATTGGTGTTGGCGACCCGGCTAACGTTGAATGAAGAGAAGTTCCATAATCTGGTCAAAAGTATCGATACCGAAGATATTGTGGAAAGTGTACCAATGCCCGGTCTGGTACAGTTGGCGGAGGAGCGCAAGTTTGGAGATGAGGACGTCATTCCTTATTTGCAGCAAGCACTGGGGGATTTGGATCTGCGCCAGTACGGTACTGTAGTATTGGGCTGTACACATTTTCCTTATTTCCGCAGTAACCTGCGACGTTTCTTCCCCGAGGAAGTCGATATTATCGATGGAAGCAATGGCACAGCCAGACATCTGCAGCATGTTCTGCAGGAATGCGGCCAGATCGGGGATGGCACCGGACAGATGAACTTTGTCAAATCTGGTGTACCCGCAGAGAGCCCGGAAGAAATGATGGATTACCGGCATCTGATGAGCTTGTTATCCTGA
- a CDS encoding copper amine oxidase, translating to MMWKRVAACTLAFFLMGSSVLFADSAYQQVRVWINGNEVDGGSYVINGKTYVPLREMDGLVDYDNDAKTVKLYKPNVHIFLFKGDTAFGNVSKGKLKFNVFTQVDNLETDIAAVKVAITDPSGSQKDIQSQDITQQKDNFWFRTYDFTYNFAASGEYKVGFYMKKSKSSDYVLVSEKVITALNQ from the coding sequence ATGATGTGGAAAAGGGTAGCTGCCTGTACACTGGCTTTCTTTTTGATGGGAAGCTCGGTTCTGTTTGCAGATTCCGCTTATCAGCAGGTGCGGGTCTGGATTAACGGAAATGAAGTAGATGGCGGTTCATATGTAATCAATGGCAAAACGTATGTGCCTCTGCGTGAAATGGACGGATTGGTTGATTATGATAATGATGCCAAAACGGTAAAGCTGTATAAACCGAATGTACATATCTTTTTGTTCAAAGGGGATACTGCCTTCGGCAATGTAAGCAAAGGCAAGCTCAAATTTAATGTATTTACCCAGGTCGATAATCTGGAGACTGATATTGCTGCAGTGAAAGTAGCGATTACCGATCCTTCCGGCAGCCAAAAAGATATTCAGAGTCAGGATATTACCCAGCAAAAAGATAACTTCTGGTTCCGTACGTATGACTTCACTTATAACTTCGCAGCATCCGGTGAATACAAGGTTGGCTTCTATATGAAGAAGTCCAAATCCAGCGATTATGTACTGGTCTCCGAGAAGGTTATAACAGCGCTGAATCAATAA
- a CDS encoding DUF1292 domain-containing protein, with protein MSDKHVHDENCNHDHEHDHEHEEFVLSLTDEEGNDVEMVLVETFDVGEKLYALLLERGNPEADGYIMRLEEEEDGMVLENIEDEAEWQAVEQAYAELVAESEE; from the coding sequence ATGAGCGATAAACATGTACACGACGAGAATTGCAACCATGATCATGAACACGATCACGAGCATGAGGAGTTTGTACTCAGTCTGACAGACGAAGAAGGCAACGATGTAGAAATGGTACTCGTTGAGACTTTTGATGTAGGCGAGAAATTGTATGCATTACTGCTGGAGCGTGGCAATCCGGAAGCGGATGGCTATATCATGCGTCTGGAAGAAGAAGAAGACGGTATGGTACTGGAAAATATCGAAGACGAAGCAGAATGGCAAGCGGTAGAGCAGGCATATGCCGAGCTGGTTGCAGAATCTGAAGAGTAA
- the gndA gene encoding NADP-dependent phosphogluconate dehydrogenase: MSKQQIGVVGLAVMGKNLALNIESKGFSVSVFNRSPQKTHDLMEEAKGKNMVGTFSIEEFVQSLEVPRKILIMVQAGPATDATIEQLVPHLDQGDIIIDGGNAHFPDTQRRSKELEDKGFRFIGAGVSGGEEGALKGPAIMPGGQESAYKLVEPILTSISAHVDGDPCCTYIGPDGAGHYVKMVHNGIEYGDMQLIGEAYNLLTSVLGADTKELHSIFDEWNKGELDSYLIEITTDIFTKYDEETGKPMVDVILDAAGQKGTGKWTSQSALDLGVPLSMITESVFARFLSAIKEERVAASKILSGPKTESFSGDKAEFIEAIRKALYASKIVSYAQGFAQMRAASDEYGWDLKYGNIAMIFRGGCIIRSRFLQNIKDAYDKDGGLKNLLLDDYFKNIVENYQDAWREVVATAVKYGIPVPGFSSALAYFDSYRTERLPANLLQAQRDYFGAHTFKRVDKEGTFHYEWMKEQ; the protein is encoded by the coding sequence ATGTCCAAACAACAAATTGGTGTAGTTGGTCTTGCCGTTATGGGTAAGAACTTGGCTCTTAACATCGAAAGCAAAGGGTTCAGCGTATCTGTATTCAACCGCTCCCCGCAAAAAACGCATGACCTGATGGAAGAAGCCAAAGGCAAAAATATGGTTGGTACGTTCTCAATCGAGGAATTTGTCCAGTCTCTGGAAGTTCCACGCAAAATTCTGATCATGGTTCAGGCGGGTCCTGCTACAGACGCTACCATTGAACAGCTGGTTCCACATCTGGATCAAGGCGATATTATTATTGATGGCGGTAACGCCCATTTCCCTGATACACAGCGCCGCAGCAAAGAACTGGAAGACAAAGGTTTCCGCTTCATCGGAGCTGGCGTATCCGGCGGTGAAGAAGGCGCACTGAAAGGCCCGGCGATTATGCCAGGCGGACAGGAAAGTGCCTACAAGCTGGTTGAACCGATCCTGACTTCTATCTCTGCACATGTTGACGGCGATCCTTGCTGTACATATATCGGACCGGACGGTGCAGGCCACTATGTGAAAATGGTTCATAACGGTATCGAGTATGGCGACATGCAGCTGATCGGTGAAGCTTATAACCTGCTTACTTCTGTACTTGGTGCAGACACTAAAGAACTGCATTCCATTTTCGATGAGTGGAACAAAGGCGAGCTGGACAGCTACCTGATCGAAATTACAACTGATATCTTTACCAAATACGACGAAGAAACCGGCAAACCGATGGTAGATGTAATCCTCGATGCTGCCGGCCAAAAAGGTACAGGTAAATGGACGAGCCAAAGTGCACTGGATCTCGGTGTGCCACTGTCCATGATTACCGAATCCGTATTCGCACGCTTCCTGTCCGCGATCAAAGAAGAGCGCGTAGCCGCAAGCAAAATCCTGAGCGGACCAAAAACAGAAAGCTTCTCCGGTGACAAAGCCGAATTTATCGAAGCGATTCGCAAAGCACTGTACGCTTCCAAAATCGTATCCTACGCTCAAGGTTTCGCACAAATGCGTGCTGCTTCCGACGAGTACGGCTGGGATCTGAAATACGGCAACATCGCCATGATCTTCCGCGGCGGCTGTATTATTCGTTCCCGCTTCCTGCAAAACATCAAAGATGCTTACGACAAAGACGGCGGCCTGAAAAACCTGCTGCTCGACGACTACTTCAAAAACATCGTTGAAAACTACCAAGATGCATGGCGTGAAGTGGTAGCTACAGCAGTTAAATATGGTATTCCTGTTCCTGGTTTCTCCAGCGCACTGGCATACTTTGACAGCTACCGCACCGAGCGTCTGCCAGCCAACCTGCTGCAGGCACAACGCGACTACTTCGGCGCTCACACCTTCAAACGTGTGGACAAAGAAGGCACATTCCACTACGAGTGGATGAAAGAACAATAA
- a CDS encoding aminotransferase class I/II-fold pyridoxal phosphate-dependent enzyme, whose translation MDHTQTPLFTALKQHAASNPVQFHIPGHKKGLGSDQEFREFIGDNALSIDLINIAPLDDLHQPMGVIEQAQKLAADAFGADYTYFSVQGTSGAIMTMIMTVCSPGDKLIVPRNVHKSIMSAIIFAGAKPVFVSPVRDENLGIDHGITTSSVRRALDRHPDAKGVLVINPTYFGVCADLKEIVDLAHSRGVPVLVDEAHGVLIHFNEKLPVSAMAAGADMAATSVHKLGGSMTQSSVLNVNVKNGHVNPQRVQTIISMLTTTSTSYILLASLDTSRRNLALNGHEMAERTIGLAQETRRKINKIEGLYCFGEELLGGEATFNYDPTKLTIHIRHLGITGYDAENWLRDHYNLEIELSDMYNILCLVTPGDTQDSVDTLIRALTEMATEFYGSGREIKELVVKIPEIPQLSLTPREAFYGDTETIAFEESAGRIIAEFIYVYPPGIPILLPGEVISQENIDYITDHVKVGLPVKGPEDRSVRNVKVIVETDAIF comes from the coding sequence ATGGATCATACGCAAACTCCGCTTTTCACTGCCCTTAAGCAGCATGCGGCAAGCAATCCCGTGCAATTTCACATTCCGGGACACAAAAAAGGACTCGGCAGTGATCAGGAATTCCGAGAGTTTATTGGGGATAATGCCCTTTCTATAGATCTGATCAATATCGCACCACTCGATGATCTTCATCAACCGATGGGTGTGATCGAACAAGCTCAAAAGCTGGCTGCCGATGCATTCGGCGCAGACTATACGTATTTCTCCGTACAGGGAACCAGCGGTGCGATCATGACGATGATTATGACCGTCTGCTCACCCGGCGACAAACTGATTGTTCCACGGAATGTACACAAATCGATTATGTCAGCGATTATCTTTGCAGGAGCCAAGCCGGTATTCGTTTCTCCGGTACGTGATGAGAACCTGGGGATCGATCATGGCATTACTACCTCTTCGGTACGCCGGGCGCTCGATCGTCATCCGGATGCCAAAGGGGTACTCGTGATTAATCCGACGTATTTCGGCGTATGTGCCGATCTCAAGGAAATCGTCGATCTGGCTCACAGCCGCGGCGTTCCGGTACTCGTCGATGAAGCGCATGGTGTACTGATTCATTTTAATGAAAAGCTGCCGGTATCGGCTATGGCTGCCGGTGCAGATATGGCTGCTACCAGCGTACACAAACTGGGCGGCTCCATGACCCAGAGTTCCGTACTGAACGTTAATGTGAAAAATGGTCATGTGAACCCGCAGCGGGTACAGACGATTATCAGTATGCTGACCACCACTTCGACATCGTATATTTTGCTCGCTTCGCTGGATACATCGCGCCGGAATCTGGCACTGAATGGACACGAAATGGCTGAGCGTACGATCGGACTGGCTCAGGAAACACGCCGCAAAATCAATAAAATCGAAGGACTGTACTGCTTTGGCGAAGAGCTGCTCGGCGGCGAAGCAACTTTTAATTATGATCCGACCAAGCTGACAATTCATATTCGTCATCTGGGTATTACCGGTTATGATGCAGAGAACTGGCTGCGTGACCATTACAATCTGGAGATTGAACTCAGTGATATGTACAATATTCTCTGTCTGGTGACTCCGGGTGATACACAGGATAGCGTGGATACGCTGATTCGTGCTCTGACCGAGATGGCTACCGAATTCTATGGCAGCGGCCGCGAGATCAAGGAATTGGTCGTGAAGATTCCCGAGATTCCACAGCTGTCCCTGACTCCACGCGAAGCCTTTTATGGAGATACCGAGACCATTGCTTTCGAAGAATCGGCAGGACGGATTATCGCAGAATTTATCTATGTCTATCCGCCGGGTATTCCGATCCTCCTGCCGGGTGAAGTCATCTCCCAGGAGAATATCGACTACATTACCGACCATGTCAAAGTCGGTCTCCCTGTCAAAGGCCCGGAAGATCGCAGTGTACGCAATGTCAAAGTCATTGTAGAAACAGATGCTATTTTCTAA
- a CDS encoding glycoside hydrolase family 3 C-terminal domain-containing protein, whose protein sequence is MNSSHSIKELISKLTLEEKASLCSGLDFWHTQPIERLDIPSVMMTDGPHGLRKQDAEGDHLGLNDSVPATCFPTAAGMAASWNRELMHRVGTALGQESQAEEVAVILGPGVNIKRSPLCGRNFEYFSEDPYLSSELAAGHIQGVQSQGVGTSLKHFAANNQETRRMSVDTIVDERTLREIYLASFEGAVKQSQPWSVMCSYNKINGVYAGESQELLTRILREEWGFEGFVVSDWGAVNERVAALQAGMELEMPTSAGIGDSKIVAAIQQGTLEESVLDTAVERLLNFVFKAAAQKREASFDSRQHHQLAREVARESMVLLKNEDHLLPLRKEGKIAVIGEFAVKPRYQGSGSSHINPTHLDQALDEIRILAGDQAEITYAAGYDLDSDEVKEELVQEAVRIASEADVVILFTGLPDRYESEGYDREHLDLPDNHQHLIAALSDVQDNLVVVLSNGSPVTMPWLNQVKSVLEGYLGGQAGGGAAADLLFGEVSPSGKLPETFPVKLSDNPSFLNFPGEGDRVEYREGLFVGYRYYDQKQIEPLFPFGYGLSYTTFEYSDLTVNTSSCTDEDTVKVEVTVTNTGSVAGQEIVQLYVHDVESTVIRPQQELKGFAKVNLQPGESRKVTFELGKRAFAYYNVNIGDWHVETGMFAIRIGASSRDIRLESTIEVKSTVSLPVTFHRNTTIGDVAANPATADMAKQFAERSGLNEMMGDSQDLLLAMIKYMPLRAMIGFGQGKYTEEMLSRDIAELNRLHAEYNG, encoded by the coding sequence ATGAATTCATCACATTCGATCAAGGAACTGATTTCCAAACTGACACTGGAAGAAAAGGCAAGCCTGTGTTCGGGGCTTGATTTTTGGCATACACAGCCTATTGAGCGCCTGGATATTCCGTCTGTTATGATGACAGATGGTCCTCATGGTTTGCGTAAACAGGATGCAGAAGGAGATCATCTGGGCCTGAATGATAGCGTACCGGCGACATGCTTTCCTACAGCAGCAGGCATGGCGGCTTCGTGGAACAGAGAGCTGATGCACCGGGTTGGGACAGCACTTGGACAAGAATCGCAGGCAGAAGAGGTAGCGGTCATTCTGGGACCAGGCGTGAATATCAAGCGTTCTCCGCTATGCGGACGTAATTTTGAATACTTTTCCGAAGATCCGTATCTGTCCTCGGAACTGGCTGCAGGTCATATTCAGGGTGTGCAGAGTCAGGGAGTAGGAACATCGCTCAAGCATTTTGCCGCTAACAATCAGGAGACCCGACGGATGTCGGTAGATACAATCGTGGATGAACGCACACTGCGTGAAATTTATCTGGCCAGCTTTGAGGGAGCCGTGAAACAGTCACAGCCATGGAGTGTAATGTGCTCTTACAACAAAATCAACGGTGTATATGCCGGAGAAAGCCAGGAACTGCTCACCCGCATTTTACGAGAGGAATGGGGATTCGAAGGATTCGTTGTATCGGACTGGGGAGCGGTGAATGAACGTGTAGCTGCACTGCAGGCAGGCATGGAACTGGAGATGCCGACAAGTGCAGGGATCGGAGATTCCAAGATTGTAGCTGCTATTCAGCAGGGAACGCTGGAGGAATCTGTGCTCGATACAGCGGTAGAGCGCCTGCTGAATTTTGTATTCAAGGCTGCAGCACAGAAAAGAGAAGCTTCCTTTGATTCCCGTCAGCATCACCAGCTGGCTCGTGAGGTTGCTCGTGAAAGTATGGTACTGCTCAAAAATGAAGATCATCTGCTGCCGCTTCGCAAAGAAGGAAAGATTGCAGTAATCGGTGAATTTGCCGTTAAGCCGCGCTATCAGGGCAGCGGCAGCTCTCATATTAATCCGACCCATCTGGATCAAGCGCTGGATGAAATCCGTATACTTGCAGGCGATCAGGCCGAGATTACGTATGCAGCCGGTTATGATCTGGACAGTGATGAAGTAAAAGAAGAACTTGTGCAGGAAGCAGTCCGGATCGCTTCCGAAGCCGATGTAGTCATTCTGTTCACCGGCCTGCCGGATCGTTATGAATCCGAGGGATATGATCGTGAACATCTGGATTTGCCGGATAATCACCAGCATCTGATCGCAGCGCTCTCGGATGTACAGGACAATCTGGTGGTAGTTCTCAGTAACGGTTCGCCGGTAACGATGCCGTGGCTTAACCAGGTGAAATCAGTATTGGAAGGTTATTTGGGTGGACAAGCTGGAGGCGGTGCAGCTGCCGATCTGTTGTTTGGCGAGGTTAGTCCCAGCGGCAAGCTGCCCGAGACGTTCCCTGTGAAGCTGAGCGATAATCCGTCATTCCTGAACTTTCCGGGTGAAGGTGATCGTGTCGAGTACCGTGAAGGCTTATTTGTAGGTTATCGCTATTATGATCAAAAGCAGATCGAACCGCTGTTTCCTTTTGGATATGGACTGAGTTATACCACTTTTGAATACAGCGATCTCACCGTAAATACGTCCAGCTGTACAGACGAAGATACCGTGAAGGTAGAAGTGACTGTCACGAATACAGGTTCGGTTGCGGGGCAAGAAATTGTACAACTCTATGTGCATGATGTAGAGAGCACAGTAATTCGGCCTCAGCAGGAACTGAAAGGATTTGCCAAAGTCAATCTACAGCCTGGAGAGAGTCGGAAAGTTACCTTCGAACTGGGTAAGCGTGCTTTTGCTTATTACAATGTGAATATTGGAGACTGGCATGTGGAGACCGGTATGTTTGCGATCCGTATCGGAGCTTCTTCCCGTGATATTCGTCTGGAAAGTACAATCGAAGTGAAATCAACAGTCAGTCTGCCGGTTACGTTTCACCGCAATACGACGATCGGCGATGTAGCAGCCAACCCGGCAACGGCTGATATGGCCAAGCAGTTTGCCGAACGCTCCGGATTGAATGAAATGATGGGAGACAGCCAGGATCTGCTGCTGGCGATGATCAAATATATGCCGCTGCGTGCAATGATCGGATTCGGACAGGGCAAATATACCGAAGAAATGCTTAGTCGCGATATCGCGGAACTGAACCGTCTTCATGCCGAGTATAACGGCTAA
- a CDS encoding YktB family protein, translating to MNSTVFPGFDTRDFEVFSIDGLEPRMEALIERVRPKLTMLGEMIQSHLSALSGEEMYVHVAKHARRTVNPPKDTWVAWAANKRGYKALPHFEVGMFGSHVFVVFAIIYESPRKVDFGKAIAEHLQEIKKTVPDHFYWSTDHMSPQGTLQSDMDDQQLLAIGTKLQNIKKSEVVCGLRIAKDDPLLGDGDAFVQKVEQTFEQLLPLYKMAFA from the coding sequence ATGAATTCGACTGTTTTTCCGGGGTTCGATACCCGTGATTTTGAAGTATTCTCCATCGATGGACTGGAGCCGCGCATGGAAGCGTTGATCGAACGAGTCCGTCCGAAGCTCACTATGCTGGGTGAGATGATCCAGTCGCATCTGTCCGCTCTGAGCGGCGAAGAAATGTATGTGCATGTGGCCAAGCACGCACGCCGTACGGTTAACCCTCCCAAAGATACATGGGTGGCGTGGGCAGCCAACAAGCGTGGCTACAAGGCTTTGCCTCATTTTGAAGTAGGCATGTTTGGCAGCCATGTGTTTGTAGTGTTTGCCATTATTTATGAGAGCCCGCGCAAAGTGGATTTCGGTAAAGCAATTGCTGAACATCTGCAGGAAATCAAAAAAACCGTACCTGATCATTTCTATTGGTCGACTGATCATATGTCTCCACAGGGCACCCTGCAATCTGACATGGATGATCAGCAGCTGCTGGCAATCGGTACCAAACTTCAAAACATCAAAAAATCCGAGGTTGTCTGCGGTCTGCGTATTGCCAAAGATGATCCGCTGCTGGGTGATGGCGATGCTTTTGTTCAAAAAGTGGAACAAACCTTTGAGCAGCTGCTGCCCCTGTACAAAATGGCTTTTGCCTAA